A single genomic interval of Daucus carota subsp. sativus chromosome 1, DH1 v3.0, whole genome shotgun sequence harbors:
- the LOC135152836 gene encoding uncharacterized protein LOC135152836, giving the protein MTWISLPKHSEGYSNGATHFVRNAFDNFSIGNELRCPCKDCSNRFRISPDNVYEHLVFNGPCPSFSNWIFEVSTDKFRKPNDVGMDDSDMCIGLGDDFDEMIRNEGRARNGMNKAAKDFYKLVQEGKQPLFPGSENFTQLGFIVRLYQLKCSHGFTESAFSGILQLLKEAFPNVNLPSYFSVAKKMIRDLGLDYEKIHACPNDCMLYWSENKDEIKCKFCGASRWVVPKKDSRAPFSTKVQENSSKIPAKVLRYFPLKPRLQRLFMCKEYSELMKWHAVGRTKDGKLRHPADAEGWRSMDASHPKFAAEIRNVRLGLAADGVNPYRSMNISHSTWPVVLVNYNLPAWLIMKPENLILSTLIPGPEYPGNDIDVYLQPLVAELKELWDIGLETYDSHADQTFTLHASLLWTINDFPGYAVYSGWSTKGKLGCPNCHYCTSSTYLKHSRKVVYMNHRKFPPPGHKLRYDCKRFNGMVETDVSPPPLSRMDIEELLFGYENCFGKRDLKKRKRETGCPFKKKSIFFELPYWRENLVRHNLDLMHIEKNICDKILGTLLNLGGRTKDHLSARKDLQEMGIRKALHPIRIGDTNQYEIRAAIFDMTKKEKELFCSVFKNAKLPHGTTSNISRCVHIAERKIFGYKSHDAHFMLQYLLQFAVVKTSKPEVAVALLRLSAFFRGLCGKVIDLEDIPKLQEEIIEILCQLETIFPPAFFDIMVHLPVHLCKELEFGGPVHLRWMFGIERYLCKLKSYVRNRSKPEGSMAEGYLADECITFCSRFLNDTIKTKNEQNIHVGYSIGSRRNKDGKSVELEDKDWIKVHRYVLFNCGNIEIEKLLGFHTKKRDAKCTTQNSGVILTALTTCFASSKDKNPTIGDVTYFGAIEEIIEVDYWGAITVVLFRCCWYEKDKDCYGLTRVNFSKNIQKDDPFVLATQVQQIFYIQDCIENNLHFVVKKLPKEYDNIGIETDVLEDVYGPTVHDTGLNFKMQIQRDDVSWCRDDMSGEMCRESFSGDEADDEDIE; this is encoded by the exons ATGACTTGGATTTCACTGCCAAAGCACAGTGAGGGTTACAGTAATGGTGCCACACATTTTGTTAGGAATGCGTTTGATAATTTCTCCATAGGAAATGAATTACGCTGCCCTTGCAAAGATTGCAGTAACCGTTTCCGGATTTCTCCGGACAATGTATATGAACATCTCGTGTTTAATGGTCCTTGTCCATCATTTAGTAATTGGATATTTGAAGTGTCAACCGACAAGTTTAGAAAGCCTAATGATGTAGGGATGGATGATTCTGATATGTGTATAGGCCTAggtgatgattttgatgaaatgaTTCGCAATGAAGGTAGAGCTAGAAATGGAATGAATAAAGCTGCAAAAGACTTCTATAAGCTTGTTCAGGAAGGGAAACAACCTCTGTTTCCCGGGTCTGAAAATTTCACGCAATTAGGCTTCATAGTCAGACTTTACCAATTAAAGTGCAGTCATGGTTTTACCGAGTCTGCATTCAGCGGTATTTTACAATTGTTGAAGGAAGCTTTCCCGAATGTAAACCTGCCTTCTTATTTTAGTGTTGCCAAAAAAATGATTAGAGATTTAGGCCTTGATTATGAAAAGATACATGCTTGTCCGAACGATTGCATGTTATATTGGTCTGaaaacaaagatgaaattaAGTGTAAATTTTGTGGGGCGTCAAGGTGGGTAGTCCCTAAGAAAGATAGCCGTGCACCTTTTTCTACTAAAGTACAAGAAAACAGCTCTAAGATTCCCGCAAAAGTCTTGAGATACTTTCCACTAAAACCAAGGTTGCAACGGCTTTTCATGTGTAAAGAGTATTCTGAACTCATGAAGTGGCATGCAGTGGGGCGAACAAAAGACGGAAAGTTAAGGCACCCAGCGGATGCAGAGGGGTGGAGGTCAATGGATGCTAGTCATCCAAAATTTGCAGCAGAAATTCGAAATGTGAGGTTAGGATTAGCTGCAGATGGTGTCAATCCTTACCGATCAATGAATATAAGTCACTCCACCTGGCCAGTTGTTCTGGTCAATTATAATCTTCCTGCTTGGTTGATTATGAAACcagaaaatttgattttatcaaCACTAATCCCGGGTCCTGAGTACCCTGGTAACGACATAGATGTGTATTTGCAGCCACTGGTTGCAGAGTTAAAAGAATTATGGGACATAGGTTTAGAAACTTATGATTCCCACGCTGACCAGACCTTTACGTTGCACGCGAGTCTATTATGGACCATCAATGATTTTCCGGGGTATGCAGTTTATTCGGGGTGGAGCACGAAAGGTAAGTTAGGTTGTCCCAATTGCCACTATTGTACTTCTTCAACCTATTTGAAACATAGTCGAAAAGTTGTCTACATGAATCATAGAAAGTTCCCTCCTCCTGGCCACAAGCTTAGGTACGACTGTAAAAGATTCAATGGTATGGTCGAAACAGATGTTTCTCCACCTCCATTGTCTAGAATGGACATTGAAGAACTGTTATTTGGGTATGAGAATTGTTTCGGAAAGCGAGATTTAAAGAAAAGGAAACGAGAGACAGGGTGTCCCTTTAAAAAGAAGtccatattttttgaattaccaTATTGGAGGGAAAACCTGGTTAGGCATAATCTAGATCTAATGCacatagaaaaaaatatttgtgataAAATATTAGGGACTCTGTTGAATCTTGGCGGTAGGACGAAAGATCATCTCAGTGCTCGAAAAGATCTACAGGAAATGGGTATTCGTAAGGCTCTTCACCCTATCAGAATTGGTGATACCAATCAATATGAAATCAGGGCCGCAATTTTTGACATGACTAAAAAAGAAAAGGAGCTTTTCTGCTCAGTTTTCAAGAATGCAAAGCTTCCACATGGAACTACATCTAATATTAGTCGATGCGTACATATTGCTGAAAGAAAGATATTTGGGTATAAAAGTCACGATGCACACTTTATGCTTCAGTATTTACTACAATTTGCTGTCGTGAAGACCTCAAAACCAGAGGTTGCAGTGGCTTTGCTGAGATTGAGTGCTTTTTTTAGGGGTTTATGCGGCAAAGTGATTGACCTGGAGGATATTCCTAAGTTGCAAGAGGAAATAATTGAAATCCTCTGTCAGTTAGAAACAATCTTTCCACCTGCCTTTTTCGACATCATGGTTCACCTTCCAGTTCATTTGTGTAAGGAACTGGAATTTGGAGGACCAGTGCACCTTAGATGGATGTTCGGAATTGAGCGATACCTGTGCAAATTGAAATCTTATGTCCGCAATAGGAGTAAACCGGAGGGGTCCATGGCTGAAGGGTATTTGGCAGATGAGTGTATCACGTTTTGTTCTAGATTTCTAAATGACACTATCAAAACTAAGAATGAACAGAACATACATGTTGGATACTCAATTGGGTCAAGAAGAAACAAAGATGGTAAATCAGTAGAGTTGGAAGACAAGGATTGGATTAAGGTTCATCGATATGTGCTTTTCAACTGTGGAAACATAGAAATTGAAAAGCTACTTGG ATTCCATACCAAGAAAAGAGATGCCAAGTGTACTACACAAAATAGCGGTGTCATTTTGACAGCACTAACCACCTGTTTTGCGAGTTCTAAAGATAAAAATCCAACAATTGGGGATGTTACTTACTTTGGAGCAATCGAAGAAATTATTGAAGTAGATTATTGGGGAGCAATCACAGTAGTTCTATTCAGATGTTGTTGGTATGAAAAGGATAAGGACTGTTATGGCCTTACACGCGTCAATTTCtctaaaaatattcaaaaggatgatccttTTGTTCTAGCTACTCAAGTACAACAAATTTTCTATATTCAAGATTGTATTGAAAATAATCTGCATTTTGTTGTAAAGAAATTACCTAAGGAGTACGATAATATAGGCATCGAAACTGATGTCTTGGAGGATGTTTATGGACCCACTGTGCATGATACAGGATTGAACTTTAAAATGCAGATACAACGTGATGATGTTAGTTGGTGCAGGGATGACATGTCAGGTGAAATGTGCCGTGAATCGTTTAGTGGAGATGAAGCTGATGATGAAGATATTGAATGA